The Verrucomicrobium spinosum DSM 4136 = JCM 18804 genome includes a region encoding these proteins:
- a CDS encoding DEAD/DEAH box helicase produces MIDSLHPALAAWFTGRFGKPTHAQEVTLPHVLAGQSVLLTSPTGSGKTLAGFLGVLDDLLHRLDEGPLPHQTLAIYVSPLRALTYDMQKNLSEPLHEMGLAQDIRIGLRNGDTPASERAKFRKQPPHILLTTPESLAILLPQEGYREILSGCRHVIVDELHALAENKRGSHLSLTLERLEQMVSAPPDGAGLVRIGLSATAAPLDELARFLCGTGRDCAIVQGRAERRRRVEVLSPLRREPYPPAGWTAQRVMKDLARLVEQKRSTIIFCNTRSGAESTSLRLKQALPELASVIETHHSSLDRDLRLEVEDRLKAGELRAVVCSTSLELGIDIGAVDCAVMISTPKGVSRAIQRIGRSGHNIHEESHGVLVATNVNDLMECVVCADMTRRTQLDAIRVLQKPYDVLAQHLVGMAMQKGYTRDTAYATVLQAWPYHELSRAEFDRVLQYVMGGGKSLEENYREVFGKIVEDAQGRLMTPNRKVERDYLVNIGTIASEGAVRVYLGTRRLGEVEESFVKNLKYGDIFVLAGRTVRLVETGVMEITVEAADGRLPTVPSWNANKMPLASGLAQEVTRLRTRLAARLEANEPPAATSDWLVEDYLISSVNADAIVKHCRNQCRFSAIPTDSLFLIELYREPEDDGEEFREPEPSLMPPKRGAGRAMRKPDPERCHFFFHSLIGRSANDALSRIIAHRVKEAVGGNALVTIDDYGFLLSVRQFQELGLEEWRDLFHADNLEADLRSALAESQLVKWQFRGVAQTGLMVPRNLPGAERRLKQLRWSGEILFQVLSKHEPDHPLLEQAIREATHVFLDLPRAAQFLAGAHQMQWQLIEVPVVTPFSFGIYASKIKESMLLEDPEEAIERLWKKFEKAGHRHEEPLE; encoded by the coding sequence ATGATTGACTCCCTGCACCCGGCTCTGGCCGCCTGGTTCACCGGGCGTTTTGGCAAGCCCACTCATGCGCAGGAAGTCACGCTGCCGCACGTGCTGGCGGGTCAGTCTGTGCTGCTCACCTCCCCCACGGGCAGTGGGAAAACGCTGGCGGGCTTCCTGGGAGTGCTGGACGACCTCCTGCACCGCCTGGACGAGGGGCCGCTCCCCCATCAGACCCTGGCCATCTACGTCTCTCCCCTGCGGGCGCTGACCTATGACATGCAGAAGAACCTCTCAGAACCTCTGCATGAGATGGGCCTCGCGCAGGACATCCGGATCGGCCTCCGGAATGGCGACACCCCGGCCTCAGAGCGGGCAAAGTTTCGCAAACAGCCCCCTCACATCCTGCTGACGACCCCGGAGAGTCTGGCCATCCTCCTCCCCCAGGAAGGTTACCGGGAGATTCTCAGCGGCTGCCGCCATGTCATCGTGGATGAACTGCACGCCCTGGCGGAGAACAAGCGGGGCTCCCATCTCAGCCTGACCTTGGAGAGGCTGGAACAAATGGTGTCCGCGCCTCCTGACGGGGCCGGACTGGTGCGCATTGGCCTGAGCGCCACGGCCGCCCCCCTGGATGAGCTGGCGAGATTTTTGTGCGGGACAGGTCGTGACTGCGCCATCGTGCAGGGCCGGGCGGAGCGCAGACGCCGCGTGGAGGTGCTGTCCCCCTTGCGTCGTGAGCCGTATCCGCCAGCCGGCTGGACGGCCCAGCGGGTGATGAAGGATCTGGCGCGGCTGGTGGAGCAGAAGCGGAGCACCATCATCTTTTGCAACACCCGGAGCGGTGCGGAAAGCACATCGCTCCGGCTCAAACAGGCACTGCCGGAACTGGCCTCGGTCATCGAGACCCATCACTCGTCTCTGGACCGCGATCTGCGCCTGGAGGTGGAAGACCGCCTCAAGGCTGGGGAACTGCGGGCCGTGGTGTGCTCGACCAGCCTGGAGCTGGGCATCGACATCGGGGCGGTGGACTGCGCGGTGATGATCTCCACGCCGAAGGGCGTCAGTCGCGCCATTCAGCGGATCGGACGCAGCGGTCACAACATCCACGAGGAGAGCCATGGCGTGCTGGTGGCCACCAATGTGAACGATCTCATGGAATGCGTGGTGTGTGCGGACATGACCCGCCGCACCCAGCTGGACGCCATCCGCGTGCTGCAAAAGCCCTATGACGTGCTGGCCCAGCACCTGGTGGGCATGGCCATGCAGAAGGGATATACCCGTGACACGGCGTATGCGACGGTGCTCCAGGCCTGGCCCTACCATGAACTCAGCCGCGCGGAGTTCGACCGGGTGCTGCAGTATGTGATGGGTGGCGGCAAAAGCCTGGAGGAAAATTATCGCGAGGTCTTCGGCAAGATTGTGGAGGATGCACAAGGCCGGCTCATGACCCCGAACCGCAAGGTGGAGCGGGACTATCTGGTGAACATCGGCACCATCGCGAGCGAGGGGGCCGTGCGCGTGTACCTGGGCACCCGCAGGCTCGGGGAGGTGGAGGAGAGTTTCGTGAAGAACCTCAAGTACGGCGACATCTTCGTGCTGGCCGGGCGCACGGTGAGGCTGGTCGAGACTGGGGTCATGGAAATCACTGTGGAGGCCGCCGACGGTCGCCTGCCCACGGTCCCGAGCTGGAATGCCAACAAGATGCCGCTGGCCAGCGGTCTAGCCCAGGAGGTGACCCGCCTGCGCACCCGCCTGGCCGCCAGGCTGGAGGCGAACGAGCCGCCAGCGGCGACGTCAGACTGGCTCGTGGAGGACTACCTCATCAGCAGTGTGAATGCGGACGCCATTGTGAAGCACTGCCGCAACCAGTGCCGCTTCTCCGCCATTCCCACGGACTCCTTGTTTCTCATCGAACTCTACCGCGAGCCTGAGGATGATGGGGAGGAATTCCGCGAACCGGAACCCAGCCTCATGCCACCCAAGCGCGGTGCGGGCCGGGCCATGAGAAAGCCGGATCCGGAGCGCTGCCACTTCTTCTTCCACTCCCTCATCGGCCGGTCCGCCAATGATGCACTCTCCCGCATCATCGCCCACCGGGTGAAAGAGGCCGTGGGCGGAAATGCCCTGGTCACCATCGATGACTACGGATTCCTCCTCTCGGTCCGTCAATTCCAGGAACTAGGACTGGAAGAGTGGCGCGACCTGTTTCATGCCGACAATCTGGAGGCAGATCTGCGCAGCGCCCTCGCCGAGAGCCAGCTCGTGAAATGGCAGTTCCGGGGCGTGGCCCAGACCGGCCTGATGGTGCCGCGCAATCTGCCGGGAGCGGAACGTCGGCTCAAACAACTCCGCTGGAGCGGGGAGATCCTCTTCCAGGTGCTGAGCAAACACGAGCCTGATCATCCGCTGCTGGAACAGGCGATCCGCGAGGCCACTCATGTCTTCCTGGACCTGCCCCGGGCAGCCCAGTTCCTTGCGGGGGCTCACCAGATGCAATGGCAGCTCATCGAGGTGCCCGTGGTGACGCCTTTCTCGTTCGGCATCTATGCCAGCAAGATCAAGGAAAGCATGCTTCTGGAGGACCCGGAGGAAGCCATCGAGAGGCTGTGGAAGAAGTTTGAGAAGGCCGGCCACCGGCATGAAGAACCTCTGGAATAG
- a CDS encoding glutathione peroxidase, with product MKKLLLTAVLAVSTAFAADAPSLYDIPVKDIEGKETSLKPYAGKVLLIVNVASQCGNTPQYQGLQDLYKKYGDKGLVVLGFPCNDFGAQEPGSNAEIKEFCSTNYKVTFPMFDKVHVKGPDQHPLFTALTGSQGAFPGNVKWNFGKFLIGRDGKPLQRIEPGTEPDDPAVVAAIEKALGEKG from the coding sequence ATGAAAAAACTGTTGCTCACCGCTGTCCTGGCCGTCTCCACGGCCTTCGCCGCCGACGCCCCCTCCCTCTACGACATCCCCGTCAAAGACATTGAGGGCAAAGAGACCTCTCTCAAACCCTACGCCGGAAAGGTGCTGCTGATCGTGAACGTGGCCTCCCAGTGCGGGAACACGCCGCAGTATCAGGGCCTGCAGGACCTGTACAAAAAGTACGGCGACAAGGGCCTGGTGGTGCTGGGCTTCCCCTGCAACGACTTTGGGGCCCAGGAGCCTGGCTCCAATGCGGAGATCAAGGAGTTCTGCTCCACCAACTACAAGGTGACCTTCCCCATGTTCGACAAGGTGCATGTCAAAGGCCCGGACCAACACCCGCTATTCACGGCCCTGACTGGTTCGCAGGGGGCATTCCCAGGCAACGTGAAGTGGAACTTTGGCAAATTCCTCATTGGCCGCGATGGCAAGCCGCTCCAGCGCATCGAGCCAGGAACAGAGCCCGATGATCCTGCCGTGGTGGCCGCTATTGAGAAGGCGTTGGGCGAGAAGGGTTAA